Proteins from one Juglans microcarpa x Juglans regia isolate MS1-56 chromosome 6S, Jm3101_v1.0, whole genome shotgun sequence genomic window:
- the LOC121236485 gene encoding uncharacterized protein LOC121236485 isoform X1 → MFLLISVKLPQQLRRRTSPICHGHLYSTSSLKPISDLPNSTDTKSLTVSFLRNSCGLSLELATSASKKLNIENVENPNSVLNLLRTHGLTQNHIIQLISSRPLLLLADLGNTLKPNMELFKSLGFSGANLAKMLTKYPIVLESDAYTAVEFFRAHGFIDKQIKTLTMKFPPLYTYNAQKTLQPKLEFFKSLGLSDLEITKLLSARPNILTRSLEKQIIPCIQELRRFLGTDENFLKAIRRCYGVFESDAVHILQPNIDMLISRGVPQSLVLKLFLIRPLSLLICGNRFSEIVNEVMKLGFDPNCLKFVLAIVSMALNSKTLWEQKVKAFRSFGLSEDEIYSAFKRQPLCMAISEKKIKKMMGFFVNKLKMKPSMISKNPILLLHSLEKRIIPRCLVLQVLMLKGLIKEDIGIPYMVTMAEKEFMVKFVSKYQNEVPDVVSAHQGKIEFQGLPIAMKMMMLPYRGEKGRSTFYQKLHSFHANAHFYIDSLILTSRYGDEPKLAGFSDFAGL, encoded by the exons ATGTTTCTTTTAATTTCCGTTAAGCTGCCCCAACAATTAAGGCGCAGAACTTCACCAATCTGCCATGGCCACTTGTACTCGACCTcctctctcaagcccatctCAGACCTCCCTAATTCCACGGACACAAAATCTCTTACAGTTTCCTTCCTCCGAAACTCGTGTGGGTTGTCCTTAGAATTGGCCACTTCAGCTTCCAAGAAGCTCAACATTGAGAACGTAGAGAATCCCAACTCCGTTCTGAATCTGTTGAGAACTCACGGTTTGACGCAGAACCACATCATACAATTAATTAGTAGTCGTCCATTATTGCTTTTGGCCGATTTAGGCAATACCCTTAAGCCCAACATGGAGTTGTTTAAATCCTTAGGGTTCTCTGGCGCTAACCTCGCCAAAATGCTCACCAAATACCCAATTGTGCTAGAAAGTGATGCATACACTGCTGTTGAGTTTTTTAGAGCACATGGTTTTATTGATAAGCAAATAAAAACGTTGACTATGAAGTTTCCCCCATTGTATACGTATAATGCTCAAAAGACTCTTCAGCcaaagttggagtttttcaaaTCGTTAGGTCTTTCAGATCTTGAAATTACAAAGCTTTTATCCGCAAGGCCGAATATTCTAACAAGGAGCCTCGAAAAACAAATCATTCCGTGTATTCAAGAGCTTAGGCGGTTTCTTGGAACTGACGAGAATTTCTTAAAGGCTATAAGGAGATGTTACGGAGTATTTGAATCAGACGCGGTGCATATATTACAGCCCAACATCGATATGTTGATAAGCCGTGGTGTTCCCCAGTCATTAGTTTTGAAACTCTTCCTTATAAGACCATTGTCACTGCTCATCTGTGGCAATCGGTTTAGTGAGATTGTTAATGAAGTTATGAAATTGGGTTTTGATCCCAATTGTCTGAAATTTGTTCTAGCCATCGTGTCCATGGCACTAAATAGTAAAACACTGTGGGAGCAGAAGGTGAAAGCTTTTAGAAGTTTTGGTTTGTCAGAGGATGAGATTTATTCAGCATTCAAGCGGCAACCCTTGTGTATGGCTATTtcggagaagaagataaagaaaatgatgggTTTCTTTGTGAACAAACTGAAGATGAAGCCTTCTATGATCTCCAAGAATCCGATTCTTCTACTGCATAGCTTGGAGAAGCGGATTATTCCGAGGTGTTTAGTTCTGCAAGTTTTGATGTTGAAGGGGTTAATCAAGGAGGATATTGGCATCCCTTATATGGTCACAATGGCCGAGAAGGAATTCATGGTGAAATTTGTGAGCAAGTATCAAAATGAGGTTCCTGATGTTGTTAGCGCGCACCAAGGGAAGATAGAATTTCAAGGGCTCCCTATAGCCATGAAGAT GATGATGCTTCCATATCgtggagaaaaaggaagaagcacTTTTTACCAGAAACTGCACAGTTTTCATGCCAATGCACATTTTTATATCGACTCTCTCATATTGACTTCCAGATACGGAGACGAACCCAAGCTCGCAGGATTTTCTGATTTTGCTGGTTTATGA
- the LOC121236485 gene encoding uncharacterized protein LOC121236485 isoform X6, which translates to MSMGKVRRPTLQSTRASHSISKLNPAIVSMALNSKTLWEQKVKAFRSFGLSEDEIYSAFKRQPLCMAISEKKIKKMMGFFVNKLKMKPSMISKNPILLLHSLEKRIIPRCLVLQVLMLKGLIKEDIGIPYMVTMAEKEFMVKFVSKYQNEVPDVVSAHQGKIEFQGLPIAMKMMMLPYRGEKGRSTFYQKLHSFHANAHFYIDSLILTSRYGDEPKLAGFSDFAGL; encoded by the exons ATGAGCATGGGGAAAGTGAGGAGGCCGACGCTTCAATCAACAAGAGCATCGCATTccatctcaaaactcaatccag CCATCGTGTCCATGGCACTAAATAGTAAAACACTGTGGGAGCAGAAGGTGAAAGCTTTTAGAAGTTTTGGTTTGTCAGAGGATGAGATTTATTCAGCATTCAAGCGGCAACCCTTGTGTATGGCTATTtcggagaagaagataaagaaaatgatgggTTTCTTTGTGAACAAACTGAAGATGAAGCCTTCTATGATCTCCAAGAATCCGATTCTTCTACTGCATAGCTTGGAGAAGCGGATTATTCCGAGGTGTTTAGTTCTGCAAGTTTTGATGTTGAAGGGGTTAATCAAGGAGGATATTGGCATCCCTTATATGGTCACAATGGCCGAGAAGGAATTCATGGTGAAATTTGTGAGCAAGTATCAAAATGAGGTTCCTGATGTTGTTAGCGCGCACCAAGGGAAGATAGAATTTCAAGGGCTCCCTATAGCCATGAAGAT GATGATGCTTCCATATCgtggagaaaaaggaagaagcacTTTTTACCAGAAACTGCACAGTTTTCATGCCAATGCACATTTTTATATCGACTCTCTCATATTGACTTCCAGATACGGAGACGAACCCAAGCTCGCAGGATTTTCTGATTTTGCTGGTTTATGA
- the LOC121236485 gene encoding uncharacterized protein LOC121236485 isoform X4, whose translation MFLLISVKLPQQLRRRTSPICHGHLYSTSSLKPISDLPNSTDTKSLTVSFLRNSCGLSLELATSASKKLNIENVENPNSVLNLLRTHGLTQNHIIQLISSRPLLLLADLGNTLKPNMELFKSLGFSGANLAKMLTKYPIVLESDAYTAVEFFRAHGFIDKQIKTLTMKFPPLYTYNAQKTLQPKLEFFKSLGLSDLEITKLLSARPNILTRSLEKQIIPCIQELRRFLGTDENFLKAIRRCYGVFESDAVHILQPNIDMLISRGVPQSLVLKLFLIRPLSLLICGNRFSEIVNEVMKLGFDPNCLKFVLAIVSMALNSKTLWEQKVKAFRSFGLSEDEIYSAFKRQPLCMAISEKKIKKMMGFFVNKLKMKPSMISKNPILLLHSLEKRIIPRCLVLQVLMLKGLIKEDIGIPYMVTMAEKEFMVKFVSKYQNEVPDVVSAHQGKIEFQGLPIAMKM comes from the coding sequence ATGTTTCTTTTAATTTCCGTTAAGCTGCCCCAACAATTAAGGCGCAGAACTTCACCAATCTGCCATGGCCACTTGTACTCGACCTcctctctcaagcccatctCAGACCTCCCTAATTCCACGGACACAAAATCTCTTACAGTTTCCTTCCTCCGAAACTCGTGTGGGTTGTCCTTAGAATTGGCCACTTCAGCTTCCAAGAAGCTCAACATTGAGAACGTAGAGAATCCCAACTCCGTTCTGAATCTGTTGAGAACTCACGGTTTGACGCAGAACCACATCATACAATTAATTAGTAGTCGTCCATTATTGCTTTTGGCCGATTTAGGCAATACCCTTAAGCCCAACATGGAGTTGTTTAAATCCTTAGGGTTCTCTGGCGCTAACCTCGCCAAAATGCTCACCAAATACCCAATTGTGCTAGAAAGTGATGCATACACTGCTGTTGAGTTTTTTAGAGCACATGGTTTTATTGATAAGCAAATAAAAACGTTGACTATGAAGTTTCCCCCATTGTATACGTATAATGCTCAAAAGACTCTTCAGCcaaagttggagtttttcaaaTCGTTAGGTCTTTCAGATCTTGAAATTACAAAGCTTTTATCCGCAAGGCCGAATATTCTAACAAGGAGCCTCGAAAAACAAATCATTCCGTGTATTCAAGAGCTTAGGCGGTTTCTTGGAACTGACGAGAATTTCTTAAAGGCTATAAGGAGATGTTACGGAGTATTTGAATCAGACGCGGTGCATATATTACAGCCCAACATCGATATGTTGATAAGCCGTGGTGTTCCCCAGTCATTAGTTTTGAAACTCTTCCTTATAAGACCATTGTCACTGCTCATCTGTGGCAATCGGTTTAGTGAGATTGTTAATGAAGTTATGAAATTGGGTTTTGATCCCAATTGTCTGAAATTTGTTCTAGCCATCGTGTCCATGGCACTAAATAGTAAAACACTGTGGGAGCAGAAGGTGAAAGCTTTTAGAAGTTTTGGTTTGTCAGAGGATGAGATTTATTCAGCATTCAAGCGGCAACCCTTGTGTATGGCTATTtcggagaagaagataaagaaaatgatgggTTTCTTTGTGAACAAACTGAAGATGAAGCCTTCTATGATCTCCAAGAATCCGATTCTTCTACTGCATAGCTTGGAGAAGCGGATTATTCCGAGGTGTTTAGTTCTGCAAGTTTTGATGTTGAAGGGGTTAATCAAGGAGGATATTGGCATCCCTTATATGGTCACAATGGCCGAGAAGGAATTCATGGTGAAATTTGTGAGCAAGTATCAAAATGAGGTTCCTGATGTTGTTAGCGCGCACCAAGGGAAGATAGAATTTCAAGGGCTCCCTATAGCCATGAAGATGTGA
- the LOC121236485 gene encoding uncharacterized protein LOC121236485 isoform X3 — translation MFLLISVKLPQQLRRRTSPICHGHLYSTSSLKPISDLPNSTDTKSLTVSFLRNSCGLSLELATSASKKLNIENVENPNSVLNLLRTHGLTQNHIIQLISSRPLLLLADLGNTLKPNMELFKSLGFSGANLAKMLTKYPIVLESDAYTAVEFFRAHGFIDKQIKTLTMKFPPLYTYNAQKTLQPKLEFFKSLGLSDLEITKLLSARPNILTRSLEKQIIPCIQELRRFLGTDENFLKAIRRCYGVFESDAVHILQPNIDMLISRGVPQSLVLKLFLIRPLSLLICGNRFSEIVNEVMKLGFDPNCLKFVLAIVSMALNSKTLWEQKVKAFRSFGLSEDEIYSAFKRQPLCMAISEKKIKKMMGFFVNKLKMKPSMISKNPILLLHSLEKRIIPRCLVLQVLMLKGLIKEDIGIPYMVTMAEKEFMVKFVSKYQNEVPDVVSAHQGKIEFQGLPIAMKIAG, via the exons ATGTTTCTTTTAATTTCCGTTAAGCTGCCCCAACAATTAAGGCGCAGAACTTCACCAATCTGCCATGGCCACTTGTACTCGACCTcctctctcaagcccatctCAGACCTCCCTAATTCCACGGACACAAAATCTCTTACAGTTTCCTTCCTCCGAAACTCGTGTGGGTTGTCCTTAGAATTGGCCACTTCAGCTTCCAAGAAGCTCAACATTGAGAACGTAGAGAATCCCAACTCCGTTCTGAATCTGTTGAGAACTCACGGTTTGACGCAGAACCACATCATACAATTAATTAGTAGTCGTCCATTATTGCTTTTGGCCGATTTAGGCAATACCCTTAAGCCCAACATGGAGTTGTTTAAATCCTTAGGGTTCTCTGGCGCTAACCTCGCCAAAATGCTCACCAAATACCCAATTGTGCTAGAAAGTGATGCATACACTGCTGTTGAGTTTTTTAGAGCACATGGTTTTATTGATAAGCAAATAAAAACGTTGACTATGAAGTTTCCCCCATTGTATACGTATAATGCTCAAAAGACTCTTCAGCcaaagttggagtttttcaaaTCGTTAGGTCTTTCAGATCTTGAAATTACAAAGCTTTTATCCGCAAGGCCGAATATTCTAACAAGGAGCCTCGAAAAACAAATCATTCCGTGTATTCAAGAGCTTAGGCGGTTTCTTGGAACTGACGAGAATTTCTTAAAGGCTATAAGGAGATGTTACGGAGTATTTGAATCAGACGCGGTGCATATATTACAGCCCAACATCGATATGTTGATAAGCCGTGGTGTTCCCCAGTCATTAGTTTTGAAACTCTTCCTTATAAGACCATTGTCACTGCTCATCTGTGGCAATCGGTTTAGTGAGATTGTTAATGAAGTTATGAAATTGGGTTTTGATCCCAATTGTCTGAAATTTGTTCTAGCCATCGTGTCCATGGCACTAAATAGTAAAACACTGTGGGAGCAGAAGGTGAAAGCTTTTAGAAGTTTTGGTTTGTCAGAGGATGAGATTTATTCAGCATTCAAGCGGCAACCCTTGTGTATGGCTATTtcggagaagaagataaagaaaatgatgggTTTCTTTGTGAACAAACTGAAGATGAAGCCTTCTATGATCTCCAAGAATCCGATTCTTCTACTGCATAGCTTGGAGAAGCGGATTATTCCGAGGTGTTTAGTTCTGCAAGTTTTGATGTTGAAGGGGTTAATCAAGGAGGATATTGGCATCCCTTATATGGTCACAATGGCCGAGAAGGAATTCATGGTGAAATTTGTGAGCAAGTATCAAAATGAGGTTCCTGATGTTGTTAGCGCGCACCAAGGGAAGATAGAATTTCAAGGGCTCCCTATAGCCATGAAGAT TGCAGGATGA